In Caulobacter soli, one genomic interval encodes:
- a CDS encoding TetR/AcrR family transcriptional regulator, protein MQKSPSPVVTQQTDAPRRGRPREFDREAALGRAMRLFWSKGYEATSIADLMAVMGIGAPSLYATFRSKEALYAEAIRHYGETQAPLIWNGFETAPTAREAVAFLLMNSAGVLSGAVTDVPRGCMVALSSVAGEGHEALGELVRSERAIGLERLESRFERAAAEGEIPLGIGVHGLARFIQAVYNGMSLLARDGASRADLEEVARTSLMVWDVRLGA, encoded by the coding sequence CCACGACGCGGCAGGCCGCGGGAGTTCGACCGCGAAGCCGCCCTCGGTCGGGCCATGCGGCTGTTCTGGTCCAAGGGCTACGAAGCCACCTCGATCGCCGATCTCATGGCCGTGATGGGCATCGGGGCTCCCAGCCTCTACGCCACCTTCAGGTCAAAGGAGGCGCTCTACGCCGAGGCCATCCGGCACTACGGGGAGACCCAGGCGCCCCTGATCTGGAACGGTTTCGAGACCGCGCCGACAGCCCGCGAGGCGGTGGCGTTCCTGTTGATGAATTCGGCGGGGGTGCTGAGCGGCGCCGTGACCGATGTGCCTCGCGGCTGCATGGTCGCCCTCTCCAGCGTCGCCGGCGAGGGCCACGAGGCGCTCGGCGAACTGGTGCGATCCGAACGGGCCATCGGTCTGGAGCGGCTGGAATCCCGTTTCGAACGGGCCGCGGCCGAGGGCGAGATCCCGCTAGGGATCGGTGTGCATGGCCTCGCCCGCTTCATCCAGGCCGTCTACAACGGCATGTCCCTTCTGGCCCGAGACGGTGCGAGCCGCGCCGACCTTGAAGAGGTGGCCAGGACCTCGCTGATGGTCTGGGACGTCCGCCTCGGCGCCTGA
- a CDS encoding HEPN domain-containing protein, with translation MNSETQDATGAAKPPAPDRDVAKFLISSTCDLADRFQSPALTIAEALPGLRDRAGYQRRTAANGGRYAFTLAFRTAAADQGGVIIPTYEHVADMMCTYLAVLYGKRFDNHGALEFSGLFGLPNLRAMDQIADGAFPSNTASRRADLGFDLSLSQVARLTPLMFGQAGRSHDASIFRGAAKYYLRALQAAEPDIEVAYLHLITAGEILSTAIDIPQDQLLDAKTQEQLARIANELAGGAPIARAMRKKLRSVKARFVATFRHLVDAPFFDRAEAQTSYARLRREEFRKVLGAAYDLRSAYVHSGETFGDWVAPRGTAMEEVQSGRPMVQDKAFAKTLAAAPTFIGLERIVRYGLLRFAERLQVDTQMEPAAPAPERHARGGGEL, from the coding sequence GTGAACTCAGAAACGCAAGACGCGACAGGCGCCGCCAAGCCGCCGGCGCCCGACCGGGACGTCGCCAAGTTCCTGATTTCTTCGACCTGCGATCTTGCCGATCGGTTCCAGTCACCGGCCCTGACGATCGCCGAAGCCCTGCCGGGTCTGCGCGACCGGGCCGGGTATCAGCGCCGCACCGCCGCCAACGGCGGGCGCTACGCCTTCACCCTGGCGTTTCGCACCGCGGCGGCGGATCAGGGCGGGGTCATCATTCCCACCTATGAGCACGTGGCCGACATGATGTGCACCTATCTCGCCGTCCTCTATGGCAAGCGTTTCGACAACCATGGGGCGCTGGAGTTCAGCGGACTTTTCGGCCTGCCCAACCTGCGGGCCATGGACCAGATCGCCGATGGAGCCTTTCCGTCCAACACCGCCAGCCGGCGCGCCGATCTTGGCTTTGACTTATCGCTAAGCCAGGTCGCGCGCCTGACCCCCCTGATGTTCGGTCAAGCCGGACGATCTCACGACGCTTCAATCTTTCGCGGGGCCGCGAAATATTACCTGCGCGCGCTGCAAGCGGCCGAGCCCGACATCGAGGTGGCCTATCTGCATCTGATCACCGCCGGCGAAATTCTTTCGACCGCGATCGATATCCCGCAAGACCAGCTCCTCGACGCCAAGACCCAGGAGCAGTTGGCGCGGATCGCAAACGAGCTCGCCGGCGGCGCGCCGATCGCCCGGGCCATGCGCAAGAAACTGCGCTCGGTGAAGGCGCGCTTCGTGGCGACGTTCCGCCACCTGGTCGATGCGCCCTTCTTCGACCGGGCCGAGGCCCAGACCTCCTATGCACGCTTGCGACGCGAGGAGTTTCGAAAGGTGCTCGGCGCGGCCTACGACCTGCGAAGCGCGTACGTCCACAGCGGGGAGACCTTCGGCGACTGGGTGGCGCCGCGCGGGACGGCCATGGAAGAGGTCCAGTCCGGACGCCCGATGGTCCAGGACAAGGCGTTCGCCAAGACCTTGGCCGCGGCGCCGACCTTCATCGGACTGGAGCGGATCGTGCGCTACGGATTGTTGCGCTTCGCCGAACGGCTGCAGGTCGACACCCAAATGGAGCCGGCGGCCCCCGCCCCTGAGCGCCACGCTCGGGGCGGGGGCGAGCTTTAG
- a CDS encoding universal stress protein, with the protein MYRKIILAFDGSQEARLALREGALLARRYDARVWLLCVLADNAALTMAQGVQPGAAEHLLAASGEMVDEGLAKLREFGLEASGHVVRGDPAPTISAFVREVGADLVVLGHRRRSFLERWWSGPSGAYIVDNTDCSLLVARRPISDAEFAAELARCS; encoded by the coding sequence ATGTACCGAAAGATCATCCTGGCGTTCGACGGCAGCCAAGAGGCCCGGCTGGCGCTTCGGGAAGGAGCCTTGTTGGCCCGGCGCTACGACGCCAGGGTCTGGTTGCTCTGTGTCCTTGCCGACAACGCCGCCCTGACGATGGCGCAGGGCGTCCAACCCGGCGCGGCCGAGCATCTCCTGGCGGCCAGCGGCGAAATGGTCGACGAAGGACTGGCCAAGCTTCGGGAATTTGGCCTTGAGGCCTCTGGCCATGTCGTCCGAGGCGACCCCGCGCCAACGATCAGCGCGTTCGTACGCGAGGTCGGCGCTGACCTGGTTGTCCTTGGCCACCGGCGTCGCAGTTTTCTGGAGCGCTGGTGGTCGGGGCCCTCGGGCGCCTATATCGTCGACAACACCGATTGCAGCCTTCTGGTCGCGCGCAGGCCCATCAGCGACGCGGAGTTCGCCGCCGAGCTGGCGCGGTGTTCCTAA
- a CDS encoding class II aldolase/adducin family protein — protein sequence MADGFIPGVEPIRHKVSDDEWRVRVDLAALYRLAALEGWDDLIFTHVSARVPGPEHHFLINPYGLRFGEVTASSLVKIDLDGNLVEPSAYGINYAGFVIHSAIHAAREDAHYVIHFHTDDGIAVSSQKEGLLPLNQRSLGVIPRLAYHDYEGVALHLDERERLVADLGDKTLLLLRNHGTLALGASPGAAWLGIYQLEKACTAQIRALSGGRDGVLIAPQAAQEEVARLVAGQGRGTSDRASTADLAWAALLRRVDQESPGYDR from the coding sequence ATGGCGGACGGTTTCATTCCCGGTGTCGAACCCATCCGGCACAAGGTCAGCGACGACGAATGGCGCGTGCGCGTCGATCTGGCCGCGCTCTATCGTCTGGCGGCGCTGGAGGGGTGGGACGACCTGATCTTCACCCACGTCTCGGCGCGCGTGCCGGGACCCGAGCACCACTTTCTGATCAACCCCTACGGCCTGCGGTTCGGGGAGGTCACCGCCTCCAGCCTGGTCAAGATCGACCTGGACGGCAATCTGGTCGAGCCCAGCGCCTACGGCATCAACTATGCCGGCTTCGTCATCCATTCGGCGATCCACGCGGCGCGCGAGGACGCCCACTACGTCATCCACTTCCACACCGACGACGGCATCGCGGTCTCGTCGCAGAAGGAGGGGCTGCTGCCGCTGAACCAGCGCTCGCTGGGCGTCATCCCGCGGCTGGCCTATCACGACTACGAAGGCGTGGCCCTGCATCTGGACGAGCGCGAGCGGCTGGTGGCGGACCTGGGCGACAAGACGCTGCTCCTGCTGCGCAACCACGGCACCCTGGCCCTGGGCGCCTCGCCCGGCGCGGCGTGGCTCGGCATCTATCAGTTGGAGAAGGCCTGCACCGCGCAGATCCGCGCCCTCAGCGGCGGCCGCGACGGCGTGCTGATCGCGCCCCAGGCGGCCCAGGAGGAGGTGGCCCGATTGGTCGCCGGACAGGGGCGCGGCACGAGCGATCGGGCCAGCACCGCCGACCTGGCCTGGGCCGCGCTGCTTCGCCGCGTCGACCAGGAGTCGCCCGGCTACGATCGCTAG
- a CDS encoding TonB-dependent receptor plug domain-containing protein has translation MLAERLNLTLLAAASSLALVAHAQAAEPASPAAVAAAPGDATEVESLVVTLGVRGAQRTVADSPAPIDIISGKQLAETGRADLKEALAQLLPSFTYSTVTGVAHNTIFRPLTNRGLSGAYTLVLVNGKRRHNSAMLSSSAQDNSGANPVDLDLIAISAVDHIEVLKDGAAAQYGSDAIAGVINVVLKSSASGGGAYVSLGGLYAGDGAVGKIGIDHGFALGTNGGFVHLSLDARSQQRATWNNPATGTLYFPLPGGAPDPREAGWDHVGQLNGNPKLNAANAALNAQLPLGEVTAYAQATASVRQAAMYNFLRRPNTVNDIPSIFPDGFFPILNIDETDYQVVLGGRGTVAGWDYDLSTAFSRDRVKGSSDLTLNPSLGPTGPTSFDKLYVNRFTQWTNNLDLTRAVDLGLRAPLQVSFGAEHRFEEYEIEAGELAATANGGYRFSTGPLAGQYASIGAQAVTTASPEDAGKVNRDSVAAYVETSLDVSDKLFLGAAGRAEHYDDSAGDTLSGKLTARYDFTPAFAFRGTISNGFRAPSLPQLIYSQTDNRVQAASDGTPVTTKVKVARVNSPLALALGSEPLKPEKSVNYSLGFTFTQGPVTLTADAYQIAIKDRITKTSSLYGPAVSALLVSQGFDGNQWVQYYTNAIDTRTRGLDVVADYRQSLADLGSVRWTLGFAWNKTKITDIAANPSELANLGPNAGGNLVRFSRSAQGNLTDAFPKTKLALGADWSRGPFSVTLRITRYGKVATIADLPTGDRWFGAKWITDLALSADLTPKLKLTVGAENLLDVRPSPNAIPDSAGSALYGSAPFSPQGGFYYSRLSYSF, from the coding sequence ATGCTCGCCGAACGTTTGAATTTGACCCTGCTGGCCGCCGCCTCGAGCTTGGCGCTCGTCGCCCACGCCCAGGCCGCGGAGCCCGCCTCGCCCGCCGCCGTCGCGGCGGCTCCAGGCGACGCCACCGAGGTCGAGAGCCTGGTCGTCACCCTGGGCGTGCGCGGCGCGCAGCGGACGGTGGCCGACAGTCCCGCGCCCATCGACATCATCAGCGGCAAGCAGTTGGCCGAGACCGGCCGCGCGGACCTCAAGGAGGCGCTGGCCCAGCTCCTGCCCTCGTTCACCTATTCGACGGTGACAGGCGTGGCGCACAACACCATCTTCCGCCCCCTGACCAACCGAGGCCTCAGCGGCGCCTACACCCTGGTGCTGGTCAACGGCAAGCGCCGCCACAACAGCGCCATGCTCAGCTCCTCGGCCCAGGACAACAGCGGCGCCAATCCCGTCGATCTGGACCTGATCGCCATCAGCGCCGTGGACCACATCGAGGTCCTCAAGGACGGCGCGGCGGCGCAATACGGCTCCGACGCCATCGCCGGGGTGATCAACGTCGTCCTCAAGAGTTCGGCCAGCGGCGGCGGAGCCTATGTCAGCCTGGGCGGGCTCTACGCCGGCGACGGCGCGGTCGGCAAGATCGGGATCGACCACGGCTTCGCACTGGGGACCAATGGCGGCTTCGTCCACCTCAGCCTGGACGCCCGCAGCCAGCAGCGCGCCACCTGGAACAACCCGGCCACCGGGACCCTCTATTTCCCCCTGCCCGGCGGCGCGCCCGATCCGCGCGAAGCCGGCTGGGACCATGTCGGCCAACTCAACGGCAACCCCAAGCTCAACGCCGCCAACGCCGCGCTGAACGCGCAGCTGCCGCTGGGCGAGGTCACGGCCTACGCCCAGGCCACGGCCAGCGTGCGTCAGGCGGCGATGTACAATTTCCTGCGCCGCCCCAACACCGTCAACGACATCCCCTCGATCTTCCCGGACGGCTTCTTCCCGATCCTCAACATCGACGAGACCGACTACCAGGTCGTGCTCGGCGGACGCGGAACCGTGGCCGGTTGGGACTACGACCTCAGCACCGCCTTCTCGCGCGACCGCGTGAAGGGCTCCAGCGACCTGACGCTCAATCCTTCCTTGGGCCCGACCGGACCAACCAGCTTCGACAAGCTCTACGTCAACCGCTTCACCCAGTGGACCAACAACCTCGACCTGACCCGCGCGGTGGACTTAGGATTGCGCGCGCCGCTGCAGGTCTCCTTCGGCGCCGAGCACCGCTTCGAGGAGTACGAGATCGAGGCTGGTGAGCTGGCCGCCACCGCCAACGGCGGCTATCGCTTTTCCACCGGCCCGCTGGCGGGACAGTACGCCTCGATCGGCGCCCAGGCGGTGACCACCGCCTCGCCCGAGGACGCCGGCAAGGTCAATCGCGACAGCGTGGCGGCCTATGTCGAAACCAGCCTGGACGTCTCCGACAAGCTGTTCCTCGGCGCGGCCGGCCGGGCCGAGCACTATGACGACAGCGCCGGCGACACTCTCAGCGGCAAGCTGACGGCGCGCTACGACTTCACCCCCGCCTTCGCGTTTCGCGGCACGATCAGCAACGGCTTCCGGGCCCCGTCCCTGCCGCAGCTGATCTATTCGCAGACCGACAACCGGGTGCAGGCGGCCAGCGACGGCACGCCGGTCACCACCAAGGTCAAGGTGGCGCGGGTCAATTCTCCCCTGGCCCTGGCCCTGGGCTCCGAACCGCTGAAGCCGGAGAAGTCGGTCAACTACAGCCTGGGCTTCACCTTCACTCAGGGCCCCGTGACCCTGACCGCCGACGCCTACCAGATCGCCATCAAGGACCGGATCACCAAGACCAGCTCCCTCTATGGTCCGGCGGTCAGCGCCCTGCTGGTCTCGCAAGGCTTCGACGGCAATCAGTGGGTCCAGTACTACACCAACGCCATCGACACCCGCACCCGCGGCCTGGATGTCGTGGCCGACTACCGCCAGTCCCTGGCCGATCTCGGCTCCGTCCGCTGGACCCTGGGCTTTGCCTGGAACAAGACCAAGATCACCGACATCGCCGCCAATCCCTCCGAGTTGGCCAATCTCGGCCCCAACGCCGGCGGCAACCTGGTGCGCTTCTCGCGCAGCGCCCAGGGCAATCTCACCGACGCCTTCCCCAAGACCAAGCTGGCCCTGGGGGCCGACTGGAGCCGCGGCCCGTTCAGCGTGACCCTGCGCATCACCCGCTACGGCAAGGTGGCGACCATTGCCGACCTGCCGACCGGAGACCGCTGGTTCGGCGCCAAGTGGATCACTGACCTAGCGCTCAGCGCCGACCTCACGCCGAAGCTGAAGCTGACGGTGGGCGCGGAGAACCTTCTCGACGTGCGCCCCAGCCCCAACGCCATCCCCGACAGCGCCGGCAGCGCCCTCTACGGCAGCGCGCCGTTCAGCCCCCAGGGCGGCTTCTACTACAGCCGTCTCAGCTACAGCTTCTGA
- a CDS encoding MFS transporter yields the protein MFLPRLVERSPAPAYLIPLVIGLGLLMQGLEGTAIATALPTMARALGESPVRLNLAISAYMLSVAVCIPVSGWMANRFGARNVFCAAMALFALSSTLCGLSSSLPQLIAARILQGVAGALMTPVGRVVLLRATPREQIVQAMSILTVPAVLGPIIGPLVGGLIVEAASWRWIFFLSAPVGLAGVIAAILIIPDLGGEPAGPLDLRGLAMAGGGVAALVSALGEVGQSNWPPCAIVGGVTLGALSLLAYASHARRARAPVLDLSLLRSPPMQVAILGGGIWRVAMGASPLLLVLLLQVGFGLPPLKSAVISFAGAMGALLMKGPATLLLRRYGFRRVLIVNGVLTSVLLGGIGLFQASTPHAMIFGLLLIGGFLRSLQFTALGTLCYADVPDTALGGASALASTTQELAQSLGVAAAAVTLQSLLVLRHGEALSGQDISISFFVMGGLSLLALPLFGRLPAGAGDVLSGRSGVAIVKV from the coding sequence GTGTTCTTGCCCCGTCTTGTCGAGCGATCCCCGGCGCCAGCCTACCTGATCCCATTGGTCATCGGCTTGGGCCTTTTGATGCAAGGCCTGGAAGGGACGGCGATCGCCACGGCCTTGCCAACCATGGCCCGAGCCTTGGGCGAGAGTCCGGTTCGGCTCAATCTGGCGATCAGCGCGTACATGCTCAGCGTGGCGGTGTGCATCCCCGTCAGCGGCTGGATGGCCAATCGATTTGGCGCGCGCAACGTGTTCTGCGCCGCCATGGCCCTCTTCGCCCTGTCTTCGACGCTGTGCGGCCTGTCGAGCAGTTTGCCTCAACTCATCGCCGCGCGGATTCTGCAAGGCGTCGCCGGCGCGCTGATGACGCCCGTGGGGCGGGTTGTCCTTCTACGCGCCACGCCCCGCGAGCAGATCGTCCAGGCCATGTCGATCCTCACCGTGCCGGCGGTTCTGGGGCCGATCATCGGACCATTGGTCGGCGGGCTGATCGTCGAGGCGGCGTCATGGCGATGGATCTTCTTTCTGAGCGCGCCCGTGGGCTTGGCCGGGGTGATCGCCGCCATCCTGATCATTCCAGACCTAGGCGGCGAGCCGGCCGGCCCTTTGGACTTGAGAGGCCTGGCCATGGCCGGCGGCGGCGTGGCCGCGCTGGTGTCGGCCTTGGGCGAGGTGGGCCAATCCAACTGGCCGCCCTGCGCCATCGTCGGCGGGGTGACGCTTGGAGCCCTGTCGCTGCTGGCCTACGCCAGCCATGCTCGGCGCGCGCGCGCGCCCGTTCTGGACCTGTCGCTGCTGCGGTCGCCCCCCATGCAGGTCGCCATACTCGGCGGGGGGATCTGGCGGGTGGCCATGGGCGCCTCGCCGCTTTTGCTCGTGTTGCTGTTGCAGGTCGGCTTTGGGTTGCCGCCTCTGAAGTCCGCCGTGATCTCGTTCGCCGGCGCGATGGGCGCTCTGCTGATGAAGGGGCCGGCGACCCTGCTGCTGCGACGATACGGGTTTCGGCGCGTCCTGATCGTCAATGGCGTGCTGACCAGCGTTCTGTTGGGCGGCATCGGCCTGTTTCAAGCGTCAACGCCGCACGCGATGATTTTCGGATTGCTGTTGATCGGCGGCTTTCTTCGCTCTCTGCAGTTCACCGCTCTGGGGACGCTTTGCTATGCCGATGTTCCCGACACGGCGTTGGGCGGCGCAAGCGCGCTGGCCAGCACGACCCAGGAACTCGCTCAAAGCCTGGGCGTGGCCGCGGCGGCGGTGACCTTGCAGAGCCTGCTGGTGCTGCGCCATGGCGAGGCGTTGTCGGGGCAGGATATCTCGATCAGTTTCTTCGTCATGGGCGGCCTGTCGTTGCTGGCGTTGCCGCTCTTTGGTCGACTGCCCGCGGGCGCGGGCGACGTTTTGAGCGGACGATCTGGCGTGGCGATCGTCAAGGTCTAG
- a CDS encoding MarR family winged helix-turn-helix transcriptional regulator, which yields MNTEIRELHIAMMDLVGLANGPQADVALIREAGLSLDRALFPLLSRIERKGPIGVVELADLSGRDHSVVSRQVAKLESLGLVDRRPGVPDRRVREAVITDKGRSVIEALDAARARLVGPMLETWTPEDRQSLIRLLRRFVDEAAAGLKSS from the coding sequence ATGAACACTGAAATCCGCGAACTCCACATCGCGATGATGGATCTGGTGGGCTTGGCCAACGGCCCCCAGGCCGACGTGGCGCTGATCCGCGAAGCGGGTCTTTCCCTGGATCGCGCTCTTTTTCCGCTGCTCAGCCGGATCGAGCGGAAGGGGCCCATCGGGGTGGTGGAGTTGGCCGATCTGTCGGGGCGCGATCACTCCGTGGTCAGCCGTCAGGTCGCCAAGCTCGAAAGCCTGGGTCTTGTGGACCGTCGGCCCGGCGTTCCGGACCGCCGCGTGCGCGAAGCGGTCATCACCGACAAGGGCCGGAGCGTCATTGAAGCGCTGGACGCGGCGCGTGCGCGTCTGGTGGGTCCCATGCTCGAAACCTGGACCCCGGAGGATCGACAGAGCCTGATCCGCCTTCTTCGCCGCTTCGTCGACGAAGCGGCCGCCGGCCTCAAGTCGTCCTAG
- a CDS encoding SDR family NAD(P)-dependent oxidoreductase — translation MTELTGKRALVTGASRGIGAAIALALADKGADVAITYEKAADRAGAIVREIEAKGRKAVAIQADSADPAAVKRSVNEAVAALGGLDILVNNAAIVLYNTIADFGLDEIDALLAVNVRSPILAAQAAIPHLKAGGRIVTIGSAGAERIVGDTGTVYYMTKSALQSYTRGLARELGPKDITVNLVQPGSTNTEMNPADGEYAEWQRSLMPLGRYGDPKDVAAAVAFLASPAARHITGTILNVDGGLNT, via the coding sequence ATGACTGAACTGACTGGCAAACGCGCCCTGGTGACCGGCGCCTCTCGCGGCATCGGGGCCGCGATCGCTCTGGCGCTGGCCGACAAGGGCGCCGATGTCGCCATCACCTACGAGAAGGCCGCCGACCGCGCCGGGGCCATCGTGCGCGAAATCGAGGCCAAGGGCCGCAAGGCCGTCGCCATCCAAGCCGACAGCGCCGATCCCGCCGCCGTCAAACGCTCCGTGAACGAGGCCGTCGCGGCCCTCGGCGGACTGGACATCCTGGTCAACAACGCCGCCATCGTCCTCTACAACACCATAGCCGACTTCGGCCTGGATGAGATCGACGCCCTGCTGGCGGTGAATGTCCGGTCCCCCATCCTGGCGGCCCAGGCGGCCATCCCGCACCTCAAGGCCGGCGGCCGCATCGTCACGATCGGCTCCGCCGGCGCCGAACGGATCGTCGGCGACACGGGCACGGTCTATTACATGACCAAGTCCGCCCTGCAGTCCTACACCCGCGGCCTTGCTCGCGAGCTGGGCCCCAAGGACATCACGGTCAATCTCGTCCAGCCCGGCTCGACCAATACGGAGATGAACCCAGCCGACGGCGAGTACGCCGAATGGCAGCGGTCGCTGATGCCCCTGGGCCGCTATGGTGACCCCAAGGACGTCGCCGCGGCCGTCGCCTTCCTCGCCAGCCCGGCGGCCAGGCACATCACAGGGACCATTCTGAATGTCGATGGCGGACTGAACACCTGA